Below is a window of Streptomyces sp. WMMB303 DNA.
TGGTGCTCCCAGGACCCGCTCTGCGCCGACTCCACCGGCAGGTCCCTGGCAAACCTCAACCGAGCCGCCTGCCATGCCTGCACGCTTCTCCCCGAGACGAGTTGTGAGATCGACAACTCTCTGTTGGACAGAACTCTCCTGATCGGTGACGGCACCGTCCCGGGCTTCTTCGGCGACGTCGTCCGTGCGGCGTTGGAGGAATCCGCTGAAGCCGTCGATCAGTCATGAGGGCGCCCTCTCTGCTCGACCTGGAAGCCGAACAGCGTCCGGTCATCGATCTGCCCTTCCGCGGCAGCCATGTCGTCACCGGGAATCCCGGCTCGGGCAAGACCGTTCTGGCCGTCCACCGGGCCTGGGCGCTGGCCACGATCGGGCGCGAGGTCACACTCCTCACCCGCTCCAATGTGTTGCATCAATATCTGGCCCAGCTGGCGCCCGACCTCACGGAGTCCGTCCGGGTCACCACCTCCTACCGGTGGATCCGGGACTTCTGGAACGAACGCTTCGGCTCGGACCCGCCGAAGACCGACGAAGAGGGATGGAACCACGCCTGGGTCGAGATGCAGCAGGCCTGCATCGTCCGAGGTGTCACATCAGCGGCGCACCTCGTCATCGACGAGGGCCAGGGGCTTCCTGTCGATTTCTACCGGTGGTGCCGCCTCCTCGGCGTCGAGTTCACTGTTTTCGCGGACGAGAACCAGCAGATCGGGGACGACCAGAGCACCGTCTCCGAGATCCACCGGGAAGTCGTGGCAAAGACTCCTCCTCTGGTCCTGCGTGAGAACCGCCGGAACAGTCGGGAGATCGCCATGCTGGCCTCCGAGTTCCAGGAGGGAGGAGGGGAGCGAATCCCGCTTCCGTCCAGGAGCGCGGGTCGCACACCGACGGTCCTCAGTGTCCCTTCTCTGGACTATCTCATCACGGGTATCTCTCAGTACTTCTCCGCACACCCTGAGCGCAGCATCGGGATCATCTGTCGGTCGAATCACCTGCAACGCGACATCCAGAGTCGGCTCACGAACGTCGGACTGGCCGCGCACACCCAGGCCTATGTACACGACGATCGGTATCGGAACACCATCGACTTCTCCAGCCGGCCCATCCGCATCCTGAACACGAACAGCATGAAAGGACTGGAGTTCGACAGCGTCTTCGTTCCCGATCTGGATGCGTACACGGAGGACCCGACTGGCGTGGCCGCGCGTCTTCGCTTCTTCGTGCTCTGCACCCGTGCCCGGGAGGACCTCCACCTCGCCCATCGCGGCTCCCGGGAGCCCGCGATCCTCTCCGACATCCCCGAATCCCTGTTGGTCCGACATGCCGGCTGACAGATAGCCTTCACCACCCGTACCGGACGCCCCCGCAGAATCAGCGACGCAGCCGGGCGGGACCTCCCGAACCGTCGCACGCGTCGCCGTGTACCGCACATCCCCGCGTACTCGAGCCGGGCCCGGAACGATATGACCACTGCCCGCTTCCACGCCGAGACTCCCGGAGAGAACCCGTGACCGACATCCTCGACACAGACGTCCGCCTTCTCCGACTCCTCTCCGAACACGACCGAGGCGTGCTCGTCACGTTGCGGCGGGACGGGCGCCCTCAGCTGTCCAACGTCAATCACACGTATGACCCCGACAAGCGGTTGCTGCGGGTCTCCATCACGGCGAACCGGGTCAAGGCCCGGAACCTGGCGCGGGATTCGCGGGCCAGTTATCACGTGACGAGCAGCGACGGGTGGGCGTGGACGGTGGTGGACGGGACGGCGGAGCTGACGCCCGTCGCACAGGATCCGCACGATGCGACCGTCGAGGAGTTGATCGAGGTGTACCGGGCGATCCGGGGCGAGCACCCGGACTGGGCGGAGTACCGGGACACCATGGTGGCCGACCGGCGACAGGTGGTGCGGCTTCCCGTGGAGCGGGTGTACGGCCAGCCGCAGCGGGGCTGAGCGGCTGCCGGTGCCGCGTTCCCGGTGCTCGGGCAGCTCTCGTACCACCGGTACACGAGGTGTCTCGGGTTCCCGTCGCCCGGGTGGACGGCGGGAACCCGAGCCCGGCTCGGCCGCGGCGCCGGCGCCGGGCAGCCGCACCACCGTGTCGCACCACCGGGCATCCGCAACGCACCGCCTGCCCGCCCGCTCGCCGTGTCACCGTTGCGGCCTGCCGCCGTGTCATCGTGCGGCCTGCCGACGAGGCGCTACGCGGACGCGTCCGTCAGCAGGCGGAGTTCGTCGTTGGTGAGCCGCAGGTCGGCGACGGCCAGCAGGGCGGGGAGCTGGTCGACCGCTCGGGCGCTGGCAATGGGGGCCGTGACGGTCGGCTGCGCGGCGAGCCAGGCGAGCGCGACAGTGGCCTCGGACGCCTGGTGCGCGGCGGCGACGGTGGTCAGTGCGGCGAGGACGCGCTGGCCCCGCTCGGTGGCGAGCAGCTGCGCTGCCTTGCCCGCGCGTGCTCCCTCGGGGACGGCCTCGCCGGGACGGTACTTGCCGGTGAGGAATCCGGAGGCCAACGCGTAGTACGGCAGGACGGCCAGCGACTCGCGTCGGGCGAGCTCTTCCAGTTCGCCCTCGTAGGTGTCGCGGGAGACGAGGTTGTAGTGCGGCTGGAGCGCCACATACCGGGCGGCGCCCTCCCGGTCGCTGAACGCGAGCGATGCGGCTAGACGGGCCGGCGAGATGTTGGAGGCGGCGATCTCGCGGACCTTGCCCTCCCTGACCAGGTCGTCGAGGGCCGAGACGATGTCGGAGACCTCGACGGATTCGTCGTCGAAGTGCGTGTAGTAGAGGTCGATGCGATCCGTCTGCAGGCGGCGCAGCGAATCCTCGCAGGCGGCTTTGATGGTGGCGGGGGCGAGTCCCATGTGGTCCGGGTGGCGGGCCACCTTGGTGGCGACGACGACGTTGTCGCGTACGGAGGGGCCACGTGCGGCGAGCCACTCACCGATGACGGTTTCCGACTCGCCGCCCCTGTTGCCCTCCACCCAGGCCGAGTAGCCGTCGGCCGTGTCGATGACGTTGCCGCCCGCGTCGGTGTAGGCGTCGAGCACCGCGAACGAGGTGGGGGTGTCCGCCGTCCACCCGAAGACGTTGCCGCCGAGCACCAGCGGTGAGACGGACAGTTGACCGATCTTCCTGTCGGCATTCATCTGCATGCCGCGACCGTAGCGCGGGGGCGGGCGGTCCCGCAGGCGCGCACACCGGGCGGCCCGGACGTCGCGCCCCGATGCCGGTCCGTGTCGGGGGCACGCGTGCGGTGCGGTCAGCTGTGACTCCCGTGTCCGTGCTCAGACCCCTGAGTCCCTTGTCCGTGCTCGGACCTTGACGTGCTTGTCGGCGCTCAGACCTTGACGCCCTTGTCGCGGAGCCACGGCAGCGGGTCCACCGGGTCGCCGCCGTGCGGGCGGACCTCGACGTGCAGGTGGGGGCCCGTGGAGTTGCCGGTGGAGCCGACCCGCCCGATCACATCGCCGGTGCCGACCTTGTCGCCGGCCGATCTGGTCATGGACGAGAGGTGGCAGAACCAGAGTTCGGTACCGTCCTCCAGCCGCAGCACGACGCGGTAGCCGTACGAACCGGCCCAGCCGGCCTCCTTGACCGTTCCGCTGTGGACGGCCTTGACGGGCGTGCCGTTGGGGGCGGCGAAGTCCTGTCCGGTGTGGTCGCTCTGCCACATGCCGCCCGCCTGGCCGAATCCGGCGCTGAGCTGGAAGGAGGCCAGCGGTGCCGTGTAGCTGCGGGCGAGTTCGGCGCGGCGGGCCGCTTCGGCCTTGCGCTTCCGCTCGGCTTCCGCCTTGCGCTCCTGCTCGGCGGCGGCCTCGCGCGCCCGCTCCTGCTTCGCCTCTTCGGCAGCGGCGGCCCGTTCCGCGGCCTCCGCCGCGGCCGCGCTCGCGGCCTGCCGGGCCGCCTTCTCGCGGGCTTCCTCGTCCGCCGCGGAGCGGTGGCGTTCGGCCTGTTCGAGGATGCGGGCCCGCAGGGCCTCGCCCGCGTCGGTGCGGCCCGCCGCCCTGTCTTCGTCGGAGAGCCCGGCCTGGGTGAGGGGAGCGGCTTGCGCGTCCCCGGCGCTGCCGGAGCCCGTCGCACCGTCGGCGTCCTCGGAGAGCAGGCCGCCGATGCCGGGCAGGTCCTCGGCGTCGGGCAGCCGGTCGGGGATGCTCCGGAGCGCGTCGGCGGCGGTGTCCACGTCGGGTACGGATATCGTGCCGGGGTCCCGGTCCTGGGCGGTCGCCATACCGCCGGCGCCGACGGCTGCGATCATGCCGACCCCCAGGACGGTGCCGCCCCGCGCCACGCCTCCGGCGCGCTGCTTGGCGACCCGGTGCCGGCCCCGTACCGGAATCGCGGAGTCCTCGGAAGGGTTCCAGTCCTCCCACGGCTCGTCACCGGCTTCACTCGCGTCCTTGTGCGGCGGCATGGGGCCGGGGCCCGGGCCGGCGGAGTCGCCGTATGTGGACGGTCCCGGGACGGGGCCGCGGGGCGCGGCCTGGCCGTAGGGCGCTGCCGGGCCTGCGTGGCCGGCCGGGTCGGTGGGTGGGGCGTACGCGTCCGTCTGGGACGCATGGCCGACGAAGCCCTGGGATCTGGAGGCCACGGGGGCGCTCTCCTTTCCTTCCTTCTCGCCTACCGGGTTAGCTGACGGGTTCGGAGCAGGAAGGTCTCCTACGGGCGTCCTCTCGCAAGGGCGTCCGATTCACCCCGTCCCCCTCGTCCGGCTGACGAGGAGGGGTGGTTCCCCGGTTCCCACGGTGCTGTGCGGCCGATCGGGTGCTGCTGTTGCACCGCGTGCGGGATTCGGCGACGGCGCACGGTGCCGTCTTCCGTGACGGCAGTGACGACCGTGCTGCGTTATCGGACGTTAATAGAACTGCGCCCGGGATTCCAAGCCGTTCCCCGTAATTGACGTGAGTCCCGCCTCGGTCTCCACCGGCCCCCTCCGTGCCTGCCCGGCCCGCGCGGCGTCCTGCGGTGGGGGCGCGCCGGCCGGCGCACCGGGCTCAGGCGTCGCGCGATGTGTCGCCCGGGGTGTCGCGGGCGACGGCGAGCAGGGCCATGTCGTCCGCTGACCGGCCACCGGTGTGGGCCGCGACATCGACGAGGACCGCCGCCAGCAGCTTCTCCGGATCGGCGAAGGAGGCGCGGGAGAGGCGCTCGGCCGGCTGGTAGAAGTCGCCCTCCGGGTTGCGGGCCTCGGACAGGCCGTCGGTGTAGAGGAGGAGCTGGGCGCCGGGCGGGAAGACGAACTCGTCCACCTGCTGAGGCGATACGGCCAGGTCCGTCATGCCGAGCGGGAGTGCGGGGATGGTGGGCTCCAGCAGGGCGGCCCGGCCGCGGTGCAGCAGCACCGGAGCGGGGTGGCCACGGTTGAGGACGCGCAGGACGACCTGCTCCTCTGCGGCTCTCTCCTCCGCGGCCGCGCTGCCTTGGCCACCACCCGCTGCACCCGGTGCGCGCGGCCCACCCGGTGCTTCCGGAGTGGTCGGGGACGCTCCGGGCGCGGGAGGATTCGGGGGCTGCGTGCTCGGGTCGACGACCTCGACCAGTACCGCCGTGCTGAAGTCCTCCAGCCGCGCCGCACCCTGGAGGCGATGGGCGTCCCGCTGGAGAGCCCGGTCGAGACGGGCCGCCACACCGGGGAGGGTCGCCTCCCGCTCCGCCGCTTCCCGGAACGCCCCGACCAGGAGGACGACGGCGGCCACCGCGTCGAGCCCTTTGCCCCGTACGTCGCCCAGCAGCAGTCTTACGCCGTACGGAGTCTCCTCCGCCGCGTAGAAGTCCCCGCCGATCCGGGCCTCGGCCTGCGCCGCGCGATACCGCGTCGCCACGCTCAAGGCACCCACGTGGGAGGGCGGTGTGGGCAGTACGGCGTACTGCACGGCCTCGGCGATGCTGCGCGCGGAGGCCAGTCTGCTGCCGCTGCGGAGCAGGACGTAGTTCACGCCGACGGCGAGGACGGAGACGGTCACGATGGTGATGGACCGGGCCTCGGCCTCCAGCACATTGCCGGAGTCGTGGAAGGCGGAGAACAGGATGGTCGCCCCGGAGGAGAAGATCCCGGTGAGTACGGTGCCGCGGAGGCCCAGGAAGGCCGCGGCGGCCAGCGGAGCGGCGGCGAACGGCGCCGAGACCGACACTTCCCGGGGCGTCGCGAAGTCCAGGACGACGCCCAACGCGCACAGCGCGGCGGGCAGCCATCGCGCCAAGCGCCACAGCCGACCCACATTGCCGCCGTACCCGTTCACCGGCTCTGTCCCGGCCGCCCTTTCCCGCACGCTTCCAATCTGACCCGGACGAGGGCTTCGGGCCAGTCAGGAGCGGGCGAAGGAGGCAGGAGCCGAGTGGCACACCGGAGCCGTTCGGCCCCGCGGCAGCCACGAGTGTCTCCGGTCCGCCTCCCGTACCACGGAAGGGACAGCACCGCCCGTCGAACGTCCGGCGAACAGCGGAGTCCGGACGCCGTCCCTCCACCCGCGTCGACGTTCCCGCGGGTCCCCGCGGGCCGGCACACCCGGATCAGGTCCCGTCCGATCCGGGCCAGGTCTCTGTCCGCTCGGGACCGGCCCCTGTCCGACGGGGTACGGCACACCCCGTCCCGGCCTGCGCACGTCGCGCCCCTTACATACGGAAGCGGTACCTCCGCGGGCTCCGGGGCCACCGTCCACGATGGGTATCGCAGCGGTGGAGATCAGCGCGGGCCGGTTCGTCGAATGCACGCACGTGCTGTGGCAGGACATCGTCCTGAACGCCGGGATGATCCTCAACATGGTGGGGATCATGCTCTGGACCGTCTGGGGGTTCAGGGAACGCAGACACGGGATACGCGGCGCGTTGCGCAAGGCCTACAAGAAATCGTCGGACGCCGGTGGCTGGAAGCCGCGTACTCGCTGGATCCTGGCCGGGGTGTCGGTGGCCGTGGCCGTCGGTCTGCTGATCCTCGGCGCGGCGCTCTCGTCCGCCGGCCGCGAGGAGGGGCATGCCGCCCTGACGATGGGCGGTGTCCTGGCGGGCCTGTTGGCTGCCGGTGGGACCCCTGCTCCGCCCGGTCCCCGGCGAACGGCCCGAGCGCTCGAAGGAGTGGGCCGACCCGGAGGACCTGGACGACCGCCTCTCGTCCTGACCTCGTGGCCGCTTCCGCCGCCCCGGGATGCGTATCCGGCCGGAAGCCCCGGCCGGCCGGATACCCGGCGTTCCGGCCAACAGGCAGGGCGAGGTGGCGCCCGGAGCGCGGCGGCACGGCCTGCGGGCGGGGCCTCAGCCGCCGGTGCCCGGGGCCAGCGGACCGATCTTGGGCACGGACGCCTTGCCGGTGTTGGTGACCGGGCCTCCGGACCAGTCCACCCGCAGGGAGCCCCGCTCGTCGGGCGGGGTGACCTTGGCCGCGCTCGGGGTGACCGTGGTGACGTTCGTCATCTTCGGATTGGTGTAGGAGAGCGGGGCCCAGGCGCTCTTGCCGGGCTTCAACTCGACGGTCCGGACCTTCCCGTCGGTGCGGTGCGGATCGAAGGAGACCTGCTCACCGGCGTCGTTGACGAAGGCGAGCCCGGGGTAGCCGCGCACGGTGCAGGTGTCGTCGGAGTGGTTGGTCAGCACCAGCGCGAAGTTCTCCTGCCCGGCTCCCGGGTGATTGTCGCCGAACGACGCCTTCAAGTCGCCCGTGCCGCACCGGGAACCGGAGGACGAGCCCGATCCGCTCCTGCTGTCGGACGAGTTCGCGGAGGACGAGCCCGACGCCTCGGAGTCCGACGCGGAGGAGCCCGAGCCGCTCTCGTCGCCGTGCTTGCCGCCGGTGTCCTCGCTGCCGTTCTTGCCGTCCCCGTTCCCGGAGTCGCCGGACTTGTCGCTTCCGGCCGGGGCGGCGTCGCCGCCGACCTTCTCCGGAGCCGGTTCGGGGTCCTTGCCGCAGCCGACCACCAGCGCGCCCGCCGCCAGCACCGCGGTCGCGGCGGCGGCGACGCGCGTCACCCGGCGCCGCCTGCGGTGGTTGGCGCGCGGTGCGCCGGGGGCCGGGACTTCGGCCTCGGACGGGGTCGTAGCGAGCTGCGCGGTTGTCGGGTCCTGGCGCTTCGTCATGGCTGCCGTCACTCCCTGGTCATGCTGTCGCGCGGTCGTTCGGCCTCCCCGCGGCCTCGTGTGCGTGCCGGTTCTCGTCTCCAGCGTGCCTCGGGGCTTTCGCGCCGTACACAGCATTCGATGGCCGATCACGCGGGAAAGTTCACGGCCGCCCGGGATTTTTTTCGCGTTCGGTCGCGAGGCAGGGTCTGGACCGGAACGCGCGCGCCGCATGGGGCCGAGAGGACGTACGGGATGAAACCGACGCCGGGCGGCCGACCGTCGCGCAGCAGCCGTCCGCCCCCTGCCCCTGCCCCTGCCCCTGCCTCTGCGGCACACCGGCCCTACGAGGCGTCGGCGCCGACCCGCAGACTGCCCAACACCTTGTCCGTCTTGTCCGAACAGCCCTCTTCGCAACGGATCTGCACATACACGGGGGATCCACCCTGCTTCGTCGACTTCAGGCCGATCTCCTCCAGCGAGTACCCGGAGGCGCAGGACGACCACGTACGGATGCGCCCGCTCCACCCTCCACCGCTGAAGGTCCGGCTCCCCGCGTAGTCGCACTCCGAGTGCTTGATTCCGGCCACCTTGTCGGGCAGTACCTCCGCGGCGCCGGCCGCGCTGCTCTCCCCGTCCCCGCCGTCCCCACCGTCAGCGCCGTCCGCGCTCTCGCCGCCCTTGCCCTCCGCGGCCCCGAGACCGACGAAGACTCCGCTGGTCTTCGAGGTGAGGTCCTGCCAGCCGTGCACGTCCTGCGCGACGAGCAGTCCGGGCGCGTGGTCGGCCGACAGCCCCAGCGAGGTCGGATTCCAGCCCGAGTCGGTGAACTCCCGCGCCCAGTCGCCCGGCACCCGCACGCTGATCCGCCCGCTGGTGTCGCGCACCTTCACGGTCGAGGGCGTCCGCTGGGGGTCCGGGGCCAGCGCCGTGGCGGCCACTCCCAGCCCGGCCAGCACGACGACGGCCGCCCCGAAGGCCAGCGCCCGCGTCCGGCGGCGCCGCGTGGGACGCGCGGACGCCGTGCCCTCCGGCGAGGGGCGGACCGCGGCGGGATCGGGCGCCGG
It encodes the following:
- a CDS encoding DNA helicase, which codes for MRAPSLLDLEAEQRPVIDLPFRGSHVVTGNPGSGKTVLAVHRAWALATIGREVTLLTRSNVLHQYLAQLAPDLTESVRVTTSYRWIRDFWNERFGSDPPKTDEEGWNHAWVEMQQACIVRGVTSAAHLVIDEGQGLPVDFYRWCRLLGVEFTVFADENQQIGDDQSTVSEIHREVVAKTPPLVLRENRRNSREIAMLASEFQEGGGERIPLPSRSAGRTPTVLSVPSLDYLITGISQYFSAHPERSIGIICRSNHLQRDIQSRLTNVGLAAHTQAYVHDDRYRNTIDFSSRPIRILNTNSMKGLEFDSVFVPDLDAYTEDPTGVAARLRFFVLCTRAREDLHLAHRGSREPAILSDIPESLLVRHAG
- a CDS encoding PPOX class F420-dependent oxidoreductase; amino-acid sequence: MTDILDTDVRLLRLLSEHDRGVLVTLRRDGRPQLSNVNHTYDPDKRLLRVSITANRVKARNLARDSRASYHVTSSDGWAWTVVDGTAELTPVAQDPHDATVEELIEVYRAIRGEHPDWAEYRDTMVADRRQVVRLPVERVYGQPQRG
- a CDS encoding aldo/keto reductase, yielding MNADRKIGQLSVSPLVLGGNVFGWTADTPTSFAVLDAYTDAGGNVIDTADGYSAWVEGNRGGESETVIGEWLAARGPSVRDNVVVATKVARHPDHMGLAPATIKAACEDSLRRLQTDRIDLYYTHFDDESVEVSDIVSALDDLVREGKVREIAASNISPARLAASLAFSDREGAARYVALQPHYNLVSRDTYEGELEELARRESLAVLPYYALASGFLTGKYRPGEAVPEGARAGKAAQLLATERGQRVLAALTTVAAAHQASEATVALAWLAAQPTVTAPIASARAVDQLPALLAVADLRLTNDELRLLTDASA
- a CDS encoding peptidoglycan DD-metalloendopeptidase family protein, whose translation is MASRSQGFVGHASQTDAYAPPTDPAGHAGPAAPYGQAAPRGPVPGPSTYGDSAGPGPGPMPPHKDASEAGDEPWEDWNPSEDSAIPVRGRHRVAKQRAGGVARGGTVLGVGMIAAVGAGGMATAQDRDPGTISVPDVDTAADALRSIPDRLPDAEDLPGIGGLLSEDADGATGSGSAGDAQAAPLTQAGLSDEDRAAGRTDAGEALRARILEQAERHRSAADEEAREKAARQAASAAAAEAAERAAAAEEAKQERAREAAAEQERKAEAERKRKAEAARRAELARSYTAPLASFQLSAGFGQAGGMWQSDHTGQDFAAPNGTPVKAVHSGTVKEAGWAGSYGYRVVLRLEDGTELWFCHLSSMTRSAGDKVGTGDVIGRVGSTGNSTGPHLHVEVRPHGGDPVDPLPWLRDKGVKV
- a CDS encoding PP2C family protein-serine/threonine phosphatase, giving the protein MRERAAGTEPVNGYGGNVGRLWRLARWLPAALCALGVVLDFATPREVSVSAPFAAAPLAAAAFLGLRGTVLTGIFSSGATILFSAFHDSGNVLEAEARSITIVTVSVLAVGVNYVLLRSGSRLASARSIAEAVQYAVLPTPPSHVGALSVATRYRAAQAEARIGGDFYAAEETPYGVRLLLGDVRGKGLDAVAAVVLLVGAFREAAEREATLPGVAARLDRALQRDAHRLQGAARLEDFSTAVLVEVVDPSTQPPNPPAPGASPTTPEAPGGPRAPGAAGGGQGSAAAEERAAEEQVVLRVLNRGHPAPVLLHRGRAALLEPTIPALPLGMTDLAVSPQQVDEFVFPPGAQLLLYTDGLSEARNPEGDFYQPAERLSRASFADPEKLLAAVLVDVAAHTGGRSADDMALLAVARDTPGDTSRDA
- a CDS encoding DUF4232 domain-containing protein; the encoded protein is MTKRQDPTTAQLATTPSEAEVPAPGAPRANHRRRRRVTRVAAAATAVLAAGALVVGCGKDPEPAPEKVGGDAAPAGSDKSGDSGNGDGKNGSEDTGGKHGDESGSGSSASDSEASGSSSANSSDSRSGSGSSSGSRCGTGDLKASFGDNHPGAGQENFALVLTNHSDDTCTVRGYPGLAFVNDAGEQVSFDPHRTDGKVRTVELKPGKSAWAPLSYTNPKMTNVTTVTPSAAKVTPPDERGSLRVDWSGGPVTNTGKASVPKIGPLAPGTGG